The following are from one region of the Silurus meridionalis isolate SWU-2019-XX chromosome 25, ASM1480568v1, whole genome shotgun sequence genome:
- the hoatz gene encoding cilia- and flagella-associated protein HOATZ — MYLQPPIESSLETVDVGQRLRRAKAPQRTLCNNVPKQPQWTKNDEILQRAYQLQMQDEKQRYLEMAKKRAEIMALLKKQREDRIKKEMVSRLREPNTPQQTKRFFCKTPPEILDEDIKEVRELV, encoded by the exons ATGTATCTACAGCCTCCCATCGAGTCCAGCTTAGAGACGGTGGACGTCGGACAGCGTCTGAGGAGAGCCAAGGCCCCGCAACGCAcgc TCTGCAATAATGTTCCCAAGCAGCCCCAATGGACTA AAAACGATGAGATCCTACAGAGGGCTTACCAGCTACAGATGCAGGATGAGAAACAAAGATACCTGGAAATG gCGAAAAAGCGTGCCGAGATCATGGCCCTGCTAAAGAAGCAGAGAGAAGATCGGATTAAG AAAGAAATGGTATCCCGTTTGCGCGAGCCGAATACGCCCCAGCAGACCAAGAG GTTTTTTTGCAAGACCCCTCCTGAGATTCTGGATGAGGACATCAAGGAAGTGCGTGAACTTGTATAA
- the layna gene encoding layilin, producing MDARRLLAFSALMLSVPTSANQVLGGQHICKPGTNKPCYKIGYFEDSWRKLNFEEAQRACRSDGGDLLSIESQAEQSLVEGFIQDLKASDGDFWIGLRRQPKYEESSMDCESQYYWLDGSRSNFRNWHTDEPSCGYEVCVVMYHQPSASSDEGNRYMFQWNDDNCETKNNFICKYTKDIFTTTTTTEVSRNPSVTIHDDGKGVEVTEHTDNVMNIAYIVLPTIPLLLLLIVAIGVFCFKLFTKRRRKQTEIPADKHGTWPPGERCSSPSPDVYNVIRRQHETDLSEARPHIKNSSFLGSSPDTPTDEYDNLGGQDTESGFVTLASTESGFVTNDIYDSYQNRSSTRYQREHSWLDNELYGY from the exons ATGGATGCGAGGAGACTTTTGGCGTTTTCAGCCCTGATGCTCAGTGTGCCGACTTCAGCAAACCAAGTGCTTGGTG GCCAACACATATGCAAGCCGGGCACCAACAAACCCTGCTACAAAATCGGCTACTTCGAGGACAGCTGGCGTAAGCTAAACTTTGAGGAGGCCCAACGGGCATGCAGGAGCGACGGAGGAGATCTGCTCAGCATCGAGTCTCAGGCTGAACAGAGTCTCGTCGAGGGCTTTATTCAGGACCTGAAAGCTTCCGATGGTGACTTTTGGATCGGTCTACGCAGGCAGCCTAAGTATGAAGAGAGCAGCATGGACTGCGAGTCTCAGTATTACTGGCTGGATGGCAGTCGATCGAATTTCAG AAACTGGCACACGGATGAGCCCTCTTGTGGTTACGAGGTGTGTGTGGTAATGTACCACCAACCATCAGCTTCTTCGGATGAGGGAAACCGCTACATGTTCCAGTGGAACGACGACAACTGTGAGACGAAGAACAATTTCATCTGCAAGTATACCAAAG ATATCTTTACAACAACCACGACAACTGAAGTATCCAGGAACCCATCAGTGACCATTCACGATGATGGGAAGGGTGTCGAAGTGACTGAACATACAG ATAATGTAATGAACATTGCTTACATTGTTCTTCCTACGATCCCTCTACTGCTGCTCCTGATCGTAGCAATTGGAGTTTTTTGCTTCAAGCTGTTCACAAAAAG AAGAAGAAAGCAAACAGAGATTCCTGCAGATAAGCATGGAACCTGGCCCCCAGGAGAGCGATGCAGCAGCCCGAGTCCAGATGTGTACAACGTGATCAGAAGGCAGCACGAGACCGACCTGAGTGAAGCCCGGCCTCACATCAAAAACTCCTCGTTTCTGGGCTCGTCCCCCGACACACCAACTGATGAGTATGACAATCTTGGAGGCCAGGACACGGAGAGCGGCTTCGTCACACTGGCCAGCACCGAGAGTGGCTTCGTCACCAATGACATCTACGACTCCTACCAGAACCGTTCCAGCACGAGGTACCAAAGAGAGCACAGCTGGCTGGATAACGAGCTCTACGGCTACTGA